Proteins co-encoded in one Gemmatimonadetes bacterium SCN 70-22 genomic window:
- a CDS encoding threonylcarbamoyl-AMP synthase: MDEAAAVIRAGGLVAFPTETVYGLGANALSERAVKGIYAAKGRPAFNPLIVHVADVSQVGRVAREVPALARTLAAAFWPGPLTLVLPRASEIPDAVSAGLDTVGVRVPAHPVARALIERAGVPIAAPSANAFTRVSPTTAAHVVAQLGAAVDVILDGGPTTVGIESTVVDLTGPRPVLLRLGGVSRQALERVAGPVALPGAALAGEAPRPSPGMVERHYAPLARLHRFAPGDRAAVWARIAAATRAGERVGLIAFDAEGATASCIIVVPRDAAGYARALYAALHALDEAECTGAWVEAIPEGGEWDAIADRLRRAGLRASG; this comes from the coding sequence ATCGACGAGGCGGCCGCGGTCATTCGCGCCGGCGGGCTCGTCGCCTTCCCCACCGAGACGGTCTACGGCCTGGGGGCCAACGCCCTCAGCGAGCGGGCGGTGAAGGGGATCTATGCCGCCAAGGGGCGCCCCGCGTTCAACCCGCTCATCGTCCACGTGGCCGACGTGTCGCAGGTGGGGCGCGTCGCGCGCGAGGTCCCGGCGCTGGCGCGCACCCTGGCCGCCGCCTTCTGGCCCGGGCCGCTCACCCTCGTCCTCCCGCGCGCCAGCGAGATCCCCGATGCGGTGAGCGCCGGACTCGACACCGTCGGCGTGCGCGTCCCGGCGCACCCGGTGGCGCGCGCCCTCATCGAGCGCGCGGGGGTCCCCATCGCCGCCCCCAGCGCCAACGCCTTCACCCGCGTCTCGCCCACCACGGCGGCGCACGTCGTGGCCCAACTGGGCGCAGCGGTCGACGTCATCCTCGACGGGGGGCCCACCACGGTCGGGATCGAGTCGACGGTGGTGGACCTCACCGGCCCGCGCCCCGTGCTGTTGCGGCTGGGGGGGGTGTCGCGCCAGGCGCTGGAGCGCGTGGCGGGGCCGGTCGCGCTCCCCGGCGCCGCGCTGGCCGGCGAGGCGCCGCGCCCGTCGCCCGGGATGGTCGAGCGGCACTACGCCCCGCTGGCGCGGCTGCACCGCTTTGCACCTGGCGATCGCGCCGCGGTGTGGGCGCGCATCGCCGCCGCCACCCGCGCCGGGGAGCGCGTGGGGCTCATCGCCTTCGACGCCGAGGGGGCCACCGCCAGCTGCATCATCGTGGTGCCGCGCGACGCCGCCGGCTATGCCCGCGCCCTGTATGCCGCGCTGCACGCCCTCGACGAGGCGGAGTGCACCGGGGCCTGGGTGGAGGCCATCCCCGAGGGGGGGGAGTGGGACGCGATCGCCGACCGGCTCCGCCGCGCCGGGCTCCGGGCGAGCGGCTAG
- a CDS encoding polyphosphate kinase, translating to MILTPVDPRRALPLTDKGAKRPRALPNGDELKALLDHELARLTELQAAFYADKRHALLVVLQGRDASGKDGTIRTVFGACNPQGCQIAGFKAPTDLELAHDFLWRVHQVVPPRGMIGIFNRSHYEDVLVVRVKELVPRRVWSRRYRQINDFEQMLSENGVVILKFFLHISRDEQREQFLERLTDPTKNWKFRAGDLDDRALWGDYTRAYRDALRKCSTKWAPWYVVPSDNRTARNYLVTRVINDTLTRLKPEYPRAPREILALRTRLGG from the coding sequence ATGATTCTAACCCCCGTCGATCCGCGCCGAGCCCTCCCCCTCACCGACAAGGGGGCCAAGCGCCCCAGGGCGCTCCCCAACGGCGATGAGCTCAAGGCGCTCCTCGACCACGAGTTGGCGCGCCTCACCGAGCTGCAGGCCGCCTTCTATGCCGACAAGCGGCACGCCCTCCTCGTCGTCCTCCAGGGGCGCGACGCCTCGGGGAAGGACGGGACCATCCGCACCGTCTTCGGCGCCTGCAACCCGCAGGGATGCCAGATCGCCGGCTTCAAGGCTCCCACCGACCTGGAGCTGGCGCACGACTTCCTGTGGCGCGTGCACCAGGTCGTTCCGCCCAGGGGGATGATCGGGATCTTCAACCGCTCGCACTACGAGGACGTCCTGGTGGTGCGGGTCAAGGAGCTCGTCCCGCGCCGCGTCTGGAGCAGGCGTTACCGGCAGATCAACGACTTCGAGCAGATGCTGAGCGAGAACGGTGTCGTGATCCTGAAGTTCTTCCTCCACATCTCGCGCGACGAGCAGCGCGAGCAGTTCCTGGAGCGCCTCACCGATCCCACGAAGAACTGGAAGTTCCGCGCCGGAGACCTGGACGACCGGGCGCTGTGGGGCGACTACACGCGCGCCTATCGCGACGCCCTCCGGAAGTGCAGCACCAAGTGGGCGCCGTGGTACGTCGTCCCGTCCGACAACCGGACCGCGCGCAACTACCTCGTCACCCGCGTCATCAACGACACCCTCACCCGGCTCAAGCCGGAGTATCCGCGCGCCCCCCGGGAGATCCTCGCGCTCAGGACTCGGCTCGGGGGATAG